A genomic window from Paraburkholderia phytofirmans OLGA172 includes:
- a CDS encoding NAD-dependent succinate-semialdehyde dehydrogenase — MYEKLSLYIDGEFIDGGPRSSQNVLNPSTLETIAHLPHADEVDLDRAIAAAHRAFESWRQTSAMDRATILRNVGARIRDEVDVIARNITLDQGKPLAEAKAEVLACADHVDWHAEECRRIYGRVIPARHSSIRQIVVHEPVGVCAAFTPWNFPFNQAIRKVAAALGAGCTLILKGPEESPSAIMAIARLFHDAGLPKGCLNIVWGKPAEISHRLITSPIVRKISFTGSVEVGKQLAALAGSHMKRVTMELGGHAPVLVFDDSDVPRAAKMLAKLKVLNAGQVCVSPTRFFVQEGAYDEFVSIFRDTLASVKVDDGLQANVNMGPVANERRVAAMSAFVEDARRLGGKVLFGGEPLQRTGHFFPPTLITDLPDSAKLMREEPFGPIAPIVRFKDVDEGIRRANSLPFGLASYVFTGSLHTATYVSNAIEAGMVNINHFGISLPETPFGGIKDSGIGVEGGSETFDGYVSAKFITQR, encoded by the coding sequence ATGTATGAAAAGTTATCTCTGTATATAGACGGCGAGTTCATCGACGGAGGGCCGCGATCGAGTCAGAACGTCCTAAACCCTTCCACCCTCGAAACAATCGCTCATCTCCCGCATGCCGATGAAGTGGACCTGGACCGTGCCATCGCTGCTGCGCATCGCGCGTTCGAATCATGGCGGCAGACGTCCGCGATGGACCGCGCAACGATTCTCCGGAATGTAGGGGCAAGGATTCGGGATGAAGTAGACGTGATTGCGCGCAATATCACGCTGGATCAGGGCAAGCCGCTCGCGGAGGCCAAAGCCGAGGTTCTGGCATGCGCAGATCACGTCGATTGGCACGCGGAAGAATGTCGACGCATCTACGGCCGAGTTATTCCAGCGCGCCATTCATCTATCCGTCAGATTGTCGTCCACGAACCCGTTGGCGTGTGTGCGGCGTTCACGCCGTGGAATTTCCCCTTTAACCAGGCTATTCGGAAAGTCGCGGCTGCCTTGGGCGCCGGATGTACGCTCATATTGAAGGGACCTGAAGAGTCGCCAAGCGCGATTATGGCGATTGCGCGGCTGTTTCACGATGCCGGATTGCCCAAAGGTTGTCTCAACATCGTATGGGGCAAGCCTGCCGAAATATCGCATCGGCTTATCACGTCTCCGATCGTCCGCAAGATTTCTTTTACCGGCTCCGTCGAAGTCGGCAAACAGTTGGCCGCCTTGGCAGGGAGCCACATGAAACGAGTGACCATGGAGCTCGGTGGGCATGCGCCAGTTCTCGTCTTCGACGATAGTGACGTTCCCCGGGCGGCAAAGATGCTTGCCAAACTCAAGGTCCTCAATGCAGGTCAGGTCTGTGTTTCTCCGACGCGCTTCTTTGTACAGGAGGGCGCGTACGATGAGTTCGTTTCGATATTTCGGGATACCCTCGCATCTGTGAAAGTCGATGACGGTCTGCAGGCCAACGTCAACATGGGGCCGGTGGCCAACGAGCGGCGCGTCGCGGCGATGTCAGCATTTGTGGAGGATGCGAGACGCCTGGGAGGTAAAGTGCTTTTCGGTGGCGAACCGCTGCAGCGTACAGGCCATTTCTTTCCACCTACTCTCATTACGGACTTGCCCGACAGCGCAAAGCTGATGCGTGAAGAGCCGTTTGGCCCGATCGCGCCGATCGTTCGTTTCAAGGACGTCGACGAAGGGATCCGTCGTGCCAATAGCCTTCCGTTTGGCCTGGCCTCCTACGTGTTCACGGGGTCGCTGCACACCGCAACGTACGTCTCCAACGCCATCGAAGCCGGAATGGTAAACATCAACCACTTCGGGATATCACTGCCCGAGACGCCATTCGGCGGCATTAAAGATAGTGGCATTGGTGTCGAGGGCGGTAGTGAGACGTTCGACGGGTACGTAAGCGCCAAGTTCATCACGCAACGATAG
- a CDS encoding type II toxin-antitoxin system MqsR family toxin, with product MEKNTPHCKLADVQGLVRAGKVRITKSAVIGAAALGLGPAAIVETLMSLDRRQFRKSMTTYADHRVWQDVYCAVTEAGMVYLKLTVVDDVLVVSFKEC from the coding sequence GTGGAAAAAAATACGCCTCACTGCAAATTGGCAGATGTCCAGGGCCTGGTGCGCGCAGGGAAGGTCAGAATCACGAAATCGGCCGTGATTGGGGCTGCGGCACTCGGCCTCGGACCTGCAGCAATCGTCGAAACGTTGATGTCGCTTGATCGGCGCCAATTCAGAAAAAGCATGACCACGTACGCGGATCACCGGGTCTGGCAGGACGTCTACTGCGCCGTGACTGAAGCAGGCATGGTCTATTTGAAATTGACGGTGGTCGATGACGTCCTCGTCGTGTCATTCAAGGAGTGCTGA
- a CDS encoding type II toxin-antitoxin system MqsA family antitoxin, giving the protein MKCPNCGAAELVRDTRNMRYVYKGETAIFEAVTGDYCPACEEAVLDMDEATRTGQMMLAFNKEVNASQVDPAFISAVRKKLDLDQREAAEIFGGGVNAFSRYENGKTRPPLALIKLLKVLDRHPELLAEVRAG; this is encoded by the coding sequence ATGAAATGTCCGAACTGCGGAGCGGCCGAACTGGTGCGCGATACGCGCAATATGCGCTATGTCTACAAGGGGGAGACGGCCATCTTCGAGGCCGTCACTGGCGACTATTGCCCGGCATGCGAAGAGGCGGTGCTCGACATGGACGAGGCGACCCGCACGGGTCAAATGATGCTGGCCTTCAACAAAGAGGTGAATGCATCGCAAGTGGATCCCGCCTTCATTTCCGCCGTACGCAAGAAGCTTGATCTGGACCAGCGCGAGGCAGCAGAAATTTTCGGCGGCGGGGTGAACGCTTTTTCGCGGTACGAGAATGGCAAGACCAGGCCACCGCTCGCGCTTATCAAGCTGTTGAAGGTGCTGGATCGGCACCCGGAGCTGCTGGCGGAAGTGAGGGCGGGCTGA
- a CDS encoding GcvT family protein — translation MSTSIPAHARVVIIGGGIIGCSVAYHLAKLGWTDVVLLEQGQLSCGTTWHAAGLVGQLRAQESMTKLIRYSTALYAELEADTGLATGWKQCGSLSVARTAERMTQLKRTAAVARAYGVACDVISPQEAGDLWPVMRTDDLLGAVWLPGDGKANPTDLTQALARGARTRGARIVENTRVTAIHTRTALEDKANGTTGAREVSGLAWRNKDGEEGTIGADIVVNCAGQWAKAVGRLCGVTVPLHSAEHYYIVTERIAGVHPDLPVMRDPDGFIYFKEEVGGLVMGGFEPNAKPWGMNGIPDNFEFQLLPDDWDQFEILMENALQRVPALETAQVKQFYNGPESFTPDNNFMLGEAPELRRFFVGAGFNSMGIASAGGAGMALAEWIVAGEPTMDLWPVDIRRFARFNGNDTWLHDRVKETLGLHYAMPWPNRELDTAHPFRRSPLYPMLHDQGASFGSKMGWERPNFFAPSVAEAKIDYAFGQQNWLPWSGAEHRACREGVVLFDMTSFSKFLVKGRDAQSVLQGIVTNDVAVPTGTTVYTGMLNERGTYESDFTLTRLADDQYLIVSGSAQTTRDFDYIEKSIPHDKHCALVDVTGQYAVLAVMGPSSRELLQSISKADWSNAAFPFGQSREVDIGYATVRATRLTYVGELGWELYVPVEFAAGVYETLQAAGKPFGLVNAGYYAIDSLRIEKGYRAWGRELTPDSTPFEAGLSFACKLDKDIPFRGREALLKLRAEPLRRRMAVLTADGAADRMLWGGEAILRDGKPVGFVSSAAFGHTLGCPVAMGYINNPDGAADTAYLSSGRYEIDVAGDLLPATVHLKAPYDPRSERVKS, via the coding sequence ATGTCCACATCCATTCCAGCCCACGCCCGCGTCGTCATCATCGGGGGTGGCATTATCGGCTGTTCGGTCGCCTATCACCTCGCCAAACTGGGTTGGACCGATGTGGTTCTGCTCGAACAGGGTCAGTTGTCGTGCGGCACGACCTGGCACGCGGCCGGCCTCGTCGGCCAACTGCGCGCGCAGGAAAGCATGACCAAGCTGATCCGCTATTCGACCGCGCTCTACGCCGAACTCGAAGCCGACACCGGCCTCGCAACCGGCTGGAAGCAATGCGGCTCGCTCTCGGTGGCCCGCACGGCCGAACGGATGACCCAACTCAAGCGCACCGCCGCCGTCGCGCGCGCCTACGGCGTAGCGTGCGACGTGATCAGCCCGCAGGAAGCCGGCGATCTATGGCCGGTGATGCGCACCGACGACCTGCTCGGCGCCGTCTGGCTACCCGGCGACGGCAAAGCGAATCCCACCGATCTGACCCAGGCGCTCGCCCGCGGCGCCCGCACGCGCGGCGCACGGATTGTCGAAAACACCCGCGTCACGGCGATTCATACGCGCACTGCGCTCGAAGACAAGGCAAACGGCACAACCGGCGCGCGCGAAGTCAGCGGCCTCGCGTGGCGCAACAAGGACGGCGAAGAAGGCACAATCGGCGCGGATATCGTCGTGAATTGCGCAGGCCAGTGGGCCAAGGCGGTCGGCCGCCTGTGCGGCGTGACCGTGCCGCTGCACTCGGCCGAGCATTACTACATCGTCACCGAGCGCATTGCCGGCGTGCATCCAGACCTGCCCGTGATGCGCGATCCGGACGGCTTCATCTATTTCAAGGAGGAAGTCGGCGGCCTCGTGATGGGCGGCTTCGAGCCGAACGCGAAGCCGTGGGGCATGAACGGCATCCCGGACAATTTCGAATTCCAGCTGCTGCCCGACGATTGGGATCAGTTCGAAATCCTGATGGAAAATGCACTGCAGCGCGTGCCCGCACTCGAAACAGCGCAGGTGAAGCAGTTCTACAACGGCCCGGAGTCGTTCACGCCGGACAACAACTTCATGCTCGGCGAAGCGCCGGAGTTGCGGCGCTTTTTCGTCGGCGCGGGGTTCAATTCGATGGGCATCGCGTCGGCGGGCGGTGCGGGCATGGCGCTCGCCGAATGGATCGTCGCAGGCGAACCCACGATGGACCTGTGGCCGGTCGACATTCGCCGCTTTGCGCGCTTTAACGGCAACGACACCTGGCTGCACGATCGCGTGAAGGAAACCCTCGGCCTGCACTACGCCATGCCCTGGCCGAACCGCGAACTCGATACCGCTCACCCGTTCCGCCGCTCGCCGCTCTACCCGATGCTGCACGACCAGGGCGCGAGCTTCGGCAGCAAGATGGGTTGGGAGCGTCCGAACTTCTTCGCGCCAAGCGTGGCCGAAGCAAAGATCGACTACGCCTTCGGTCAGCAGAACTGGCTGCCATGGAGCGGCGCCGAGCATCGCGCCTGCCGCGAAGGCGTGGTGCTGTTCGACATGACCTCGTTTTCGAAATTCCTCGTGAAGGGGCGCGACGCGCAAAGCGTGCTGCAAGGCATCGTCACCAACGATGTTGCCGTGCCGACCGGCACCACCGTCTACACCGGGATGCTCAACGAGCGCGGCACCTACGAGTCCGACTTCACGTTGACCCGCCTCGCCGACGATCAATACCTGATCGTCTCGGGCTCGGCGCAGACCACACGCGATTTCGACTACATCGAGAAGTCGATCCCGCACGACAAGCACTGCGCGCTAGTCGACGTCACCGGCCAATACGCGGTGCTGGCGGTGATGGGCCCGAGCTCGCGCGAGCTGCTGCAGAGCATCTCGAAGGCTGACTGGAGCAACGCGGCATTTCCGTTCGGCCAGAGCCGTGAAGTGGATATCGGCTATGCGACGGTGCGCGCCACGCGGCTCACCTACGTGGGCGAACTCGGCTGGGAACTGTACGTGCCGGTCGAATTCGCCGCGGGGGTCTACGAGACGCTGCAGGCGGCAGGCAAACCGTTCGGCCTCGTCAACGCGGGCTATTACGCCATCGATTCGCTGCGCATCGAGAAAGGCTACCGCGCATGGGGCCGCGAACTGACACCGGACTCCACCCCGTTCGAAGCAGGTCTCTCGTTCGCCTGCAAGCTCGATAAAGACATTCCGTTCCGTGGCCGCGAAGCCTTGCTGAAACTGCGCGCGGAGCCGCTGCGCCGACGCATGGCCGTACTCACCGCCGACGGCGCCGCCGATCGCATGCTATGGGGCGGCGAGGCGATCCTGCGCGACGGCAAGCCAGTCGGCTTCGTCAGCTCGGCCGCCTTCGGCCATACGCTCGGCTGCCCGGTGGCGATGGGCTACATCAACAATCCGGACGGTGCCGCGGACACGGCGTATCTGAGCAGCGGCCGCTACGAGATCGACGTGGCCGGCGACCTTCTGCCTGCCACCGTGCATCTCAAAGCACCCTACGACCCGCGCTCAGAACGTGTCAAAAGCTGA
- a CDS encoding MerR family transcriptional regulator produces MPKMPLPLPPPPTPAPDAPPEAPPHEYTIDELARVANSTVRNVRAYQDRGLLAPPKRRGRVGVYDDRHLARLKLINYLLARGYTLANILDLITVFYEGHDLRSILGLGPENDNDGSGEHPDQDPLGELEQMFGDKASLTMLAKAVDLGLLERNGPPSAATSPAALAELLDAVRVVRPHFTAIAKSLVDLVIRQLARYDADPLRPAADTPMLIEAIWRIWPLGMVLVESEMNRALKEVSDAYLADRVAAIFETLSVR; encoded by the coding sequence ATGCCCAAAATGCCCCTTCCCCTTCCTCCTCCCCCAACGCCGGCGCCCGACGCGCCACCCGAGGCGCCGCCCCATGAATACACGATCGACGAACTTGCACGTGTTGCCAACAGCACCGTCCGTAACGTGCGCGCGTATCAGGATCGCGGCCTCCTCGCGCCGCCGAAACGGCGTGGGCGCGTCGGCGTCTACGACGACAGGCACCTCGCGCGACTCAAACTCATCAACTATCTGCTCGCGCGCGGCTACACCCTCGCGAACATCCTGGATCTGATCACGGTCTTCTACGAGGGGCACGACTTGCGTTCGATCCTGGGGCTCGGACCGGAGAACGACAACGACGGGTCGGGCGAACATCCGGACCAGGATCCGCTAGGCGAACTCGAGCAGATGTTCGGTGATAAGGCGTCGCTAACGATGCTCGCCAAAGCGGTCGATCTTGGACTGCTGGAGCGCAACGGTCCGCCCTCTGCTGCGACGAGTCCCGCCGCGCTCGCGGAGCTGCTCGATGCTGTGCGCGTCGTGCGCCCGCATTTCACAGCCATCGCAAAGTCGCTGGTAGACCTGGTCATCCGCCAGCTCGCCCGCTATGATGCCGACCCACTGCGACCGGCCGCCGACACGCCCATGCTCATCGAGGCGATCTGGCGGATTTGGCCACTCGGTATGGTGCTCGTCGAAAGTGAAATGAACCGGGCACTCAAGGAAGTCTCCGACGCCTATCTGGCCGACCGCGTCGCGGCCATTTTTGAAACGCTCAGCGTGAGGTAG
- a CDS encoding DEAD/DEAH box helicase encodes MSSVFFDRERITEWLGDHTVAKARSVGAVTKVEWRGDTLSGDVQGTQRQPYRTRVRFRTDGGSPWAQGDCSCPVGRNCKHVAALLLAELEYHDEMDHITRVDIGADEHPFGGYPQAPSGGATAQSPSGVRPELVSWLERFRARAEAADAVAQKAAAARTQTLAYLLNWSRFHLRHEVVLYRARCKPDGTIVEVDEPWGNVEAALLKQPRFVSDEDLSILRGLWLGRSREDFGQFILRGTSGAEMLQKLIATGRLFFEFKPAPGHDGPTPLSRGADRPGRIEWEPLADERLRPVLRTEPRATMVLPTEPVWYVDGIANEAGIVESSLPFQQLPDYLAMPPISLAEAPLVAAVLREIAPDLPLPPTHDASSIRVIDVDPVPVLTLNSHALPSAGKTGQRKAEAVELAGVSFDYDGVSINVDSSVTLVPMPGGDVIHIRRRYEAEKKRLLELRKTGLQKVPTSRVYASRLLPDTMLGLPDAESWSAFVNDAVPDLVSQGWRVTMAPQFRYNVIEIDAIEGTAQQAGDGWFDLEMGIRIGERNVRLEPLLADLFRRDRRWLGGKLEAIADDEPIELKTEENKRLRLRADRLKPVVRVLVDLFDALGGTLAEGAPLRVPSVDAGRLEALNSTGRWQFQGDDSIRQLARRLQAGPGLHEVPVPRGLKAELRGYQQQGLNWMQFLREHDLAGVLADDMGLGKTVQTLAHILAEKEAGRLDRPALIVVPTTLVHNWREEARRFAPELNVLVLNGPQRKERFEQIGEHELILTTYALLWRDQKVLAEHDYHLLILDEAQYVKNATTKAAQAIRGLRARHRLCLTGTPLENHLGELWSQFDFLLPGFLGSQKDFTKRWRNPIEKNGDGVRRALLARRIRPFMLRRRKDEVAKELPAKTTILCSVDLEGAQRDLYETVRTAMQERVRAAVSAQGLARSHIIVLDALLKLRQVCCDPRLVRKIQVDEKQGEPGEKRGNERRGKADKADKADKADKAERGARVTRSAKLDLLLSMLPELIEEGRRVLLFSQFTGMLSLIAEALEEAAIPYVILTGDTADRITPVERFQQGEVPLFLISLKAGGVGLNLTAADTVIHYDPWWNPAAENQATDRAHRLGQDKPVFVYKLIAAGSIEEKIVALQEQKAGLADSILSEDAAGAAKFSDDDLDALFAPMPEIESGR; translated from the coding sequence ATGTCGTCAGTTTTCTTCGATCGGGAACGGATTACGGAATGGCTGGGTGACCACACCGTCGCCAAGGCGCGCTCGGTTGGCGCAGTCACGAAGGTGGAGTGGCGCGGCGACACGCTAAGCGGCGATGTACAAGGCACGCAACGCCAACCCTACCGCACGCGAGTGCGATTTCGTACCGATGGCGGTTCACCGTGGGCGCAGGGCGACTGCAGCTGCCCGGTCGGCCGCAACTGCAAGCATGTCGCCGCGCTGCTGCTCGCGGAGCTCGAGTATCACGACGAGATGGACCACATCACCCGCGTCGATATCGGCGCCGATGAGCACCCGTTCGGCGGCTACCCGCAGGCGCCGTCCGGAGGAGCGACAGCGCAGTCGCCGTCTGGCGTGCGTCCCGAACTGGTCAGCTGGCTGGAGCGTTTTCGCGCGCGCGCCGAGGCCGCCGATGCGGTCGCCCAGAAGGCGGCCGCCGCGCGCACCCAAACGCTGGCCTATCTCCTGAACTGGTCCAGGTTCCACCTGCGCCATGAGGTGGTGTTGTACCGGGCGCGCTGTAAGCCGGACGGCACGATTGTCGAAGTCGACGAGCCTTGGGGCAATGTGGAAGCGGCCCTGCTCAAGCAACCCAGATTCGTCTCCGACGAAGACCTGTCGATCCTGCGCGGCCTGTGGCTCGGCCGCTCGCGCGAGGACTTCGGGCAGTTCATTCTGCGCGGCACGAGCGGCGCGGAGATGCTGCAAAAACTGATCGCCACGGGTCGCCTGTTCTTCGAGTTCAAGCCGGCGCCGGGTCACGATGGGCCGACTCCGCTGTCGCGCGGCGCCGACCGGCCCGGACGGATCGAATGGGAGCCGCTGGCGGACGAACGCCTGCGGCCCGTGCTGCGCACCGAGCCGCGCGCCACCATGGTGCTGCCCACCGAGCCGGTCTGGTACGTCGACGGCATCGCCAATGAAGCGGGCATCGTCGAATCGTCACTGCCGTTCCAGCAGTTGCCCGATTACCTTGCCATGCCGCCGATCTCGCTAGCCGAAGCGCCGCTCGTCGCCGCGGTGCTGCGCGAGATCGCGCCCGACCTGCCGCTGCCGCCCACGCACGACGCCTCCTCGATCCGCGTGATCGACGTCGATCCCGTGCCGGTGCTCACGCTCAATAGCCATGCGCTGCCGTCTGCGGGCAAGACGGGGCAACGCAAAGCCGAGGCCGTTGAGCTGGCCGGCGTCAGCTTCGATTACGACGGCGTCAGCATCAATGTCGACAGCAGCGTCACGCTTGTGCCGATGCCGGGCGGCGACGTCATCCATATCCGCCGGCGCTACGAGGCCGAGAAGAAGCGCTTGCTCGAACTGCGCAAGACCGGGCTGCAGAAAGTGCCGACGAGCCGTGTGTACGCATCGCGGCTTTTGCCCGATACGATGCTCGGCCTGCCCGATGCCGAATCCTGGTCCGCCTTCGTCAACGACGCCGTGCCTGACCTCGTGAGCCAAGGCTGGCGCGTGACGATGGCGCCGCAATTCCGCTACAACGTCATCGAGATCGATGCGATCGAAGGCACCGCGCAGCAGGCGGGCGACGGCTGGTTCGATCTGGAGATGGGCATCCGCATCGGCGAGCGCAACGTGCGGCTCGAGCCGCTGCTTGCCGATCTGTTCCGGCGCGACCGGCGCTGGCTCGGCGGCAAGCTCGAAGCCATCGCCGACGACGAGCCGATCGAGCTGAAGACCGAAGAAAACAAACGTCTGCGTCTGCGCGCCGACCGGTTGAAGCCGGTGGTGCGCGTGCTGGTCGACCTGTTCGACGCCTTGGGCGGCACGTTAGCGGAAGGCGCGCCGCTGCGCGTGCCGTCCGTCGATGCGGGCCGGCTCGAAGCATTGAACAGCACGGGCCGCTGGCAATTCCAGGGCGACGATTCGATTCGCCAACTGGCGCGCCGTCTGCAGGCTGGCCCGGGCTTGCATGAGGTGCCGGTGCCGCGTGGCCTGAAAGCGGAGTTGCGCGGGTATCAGCAGCAGGGTCTGAACTGGATGCAGTTTCTACGCGAACACGATCTGGCCGGCGTGCTCGCCGACGACATGGGTCTCGGCAAGACCGTGCAGACGCTCGCGCACATCCTCGCGGAGAAAGAAGCGGGGCGGCTCGACCGTCCCGCGCTGATCGTCGTGCCGACCACGCTCGTGCACAACTGGCGCGAGGAAGCGCGCCGCTTCGCGCCCGAACTGAACGTGCTGGTGCTGAACGGCCCGCAGCGCAAGGAGCGCTTCGAACAGATCGGCGAGCACGAACTGATTCTCACGACTTACGCGCTGCTGTGGCGCGATCAGAAGGTGCTCGCCGAGCATGACTACCACCTGCTGATCCTCGACGAGGCGCAGTACGTCAAGAATGCAACGACCAAAGCCGCGCAGGCGATCCGCGGGTTGCGCGCGCGGCATCGGCTGTGTTTGACGGGGACGCCGCTGGAAAATCACCTTGGCGAACTGTGGTCGCAATTCGATTTTCTGTTGCCGGGCTTTCTCGGCAGCCAGAAAGATTTCACCAAACGCTGGCGCAATCCCATCGAGAAAAACGGCGACGGTGTGCGCCGCGCGCTGCTGGCCCGCCGCATCCGGCCGTTCATGCTGCGCCGGCGTAAGGACGAGGTCGCGAAGGAGTTGCCGGCCAAGACCACCATTCTGTGTTCGGTCGATCTGGAAGGCGCGCAGCGCGATCTCTACGAAACAGTGCGTACGGCGATGCAGGAGAGGGTGCGTGCGGCGGTCAGCGCTCAGGGCCTCGCGCGCAGCCACATTATCGTGCTCGACGCCTTGCTCAAGCTGCGCCAGGTCTGCTGCGATCCGCGCCTCGTGCGGAAAATCCAGGTGGACGAGAAGCAGGGCGAACCTGGCGAGAAGCGCGGCAATGAGCGGCGCGGCAAAGCGGACAAGGCGGACAAAGCGGACAAAGCGGACAAAGCCGAAAGGGGGGCGCGCGTTACGCGCTCGGCCAAGCTCGATTTGCTCCTGTCGATGCTGCCTGAATTGATCGAGGAAGGACGGCGCGTGCTGCTGTTCTCGCAGTTCACCGGCATGTTGTCGCTGATTGCCGAAGCGCTCGAGGAAGCCGCGATTCCCTATGTGATCCTGACCGGCGACACGGCGGACCGCATCACGCCGGTCGAGCGTTTCCAGCAGGGCGAGGTGCCGCTGTTCCTGATCAGTCTGAAGGCAGGCGGCGTGGGCTTGAATCTGACCGCCGCCGATACGGTGATTCACTACGATCCGTGGTGGAACCCCGCCGCCGAGAATCAGGCCACCGACCGCGCGCATCGGCTGGGGCAGGACAAGCCTGTGTTCGTCTACAAGCTGATTGCCGCGGGCAGCATCGAAGAAAAGATCGTGGCGTTACAGGAGCAGAAGGCGGGACTCGCCGACAGCATTCTCTCCGAAGACGCGGCCGGCGCCGCCAAGTTCTCGGACGACGATCTCGACGCGCTATTCGCGCCGATGCCGGAGATTGAAAGTGGGCGGTGA
- a CDS encoding DeoR/GlpR family DNA-binding transcription regulator — translation MFSTQRQAEILRLVREQRTCTISDLASRFEVSDETIRRNIKPLIADGLLIKVHGGIMLPERLDEPPFQRRMVASRKGKQAIGARIGELVRDGDSLILDGGTTCLHIAQALCARSRLTVVTHSIEVARLLAPRNGNRVFIAGGELRADDSAAFGDSVLTFLRQFHVRYAIVSVTAIDMQGRFMDALPADVAFSLAAFAQAERRVVAADHAKFGHSALVHAFGPDAADLLVTDEAPAPALAQVFAAAGLEVSVGAPAQGGAAPDAGNGDHANLPTGAAP, via the coding sequence ATGTTCTCCACCCAACGCCAAGCCGAAATCCTGAGGCTCGTCCGCGAGCAGCGCACCTGCACGATCAGTGATCTCGCCAGCCGCTTCGAGGTTTCCGACGAGACCATCCGCCGCAATATCAAGCCACTAATCGCCGATGGCCTGCTCATCAAGGTCCATGGCGGCATCATGCTGCCCGAGCGTCTCGACGAGCCGCCGTTCCAGCGGCGCATGGTGGCAAGCCGCAAGGGCAAGCAGGCGATTGGCGCGCGCATCGGCGAACTCGTGCGCGACGGCGATTCGCTGATTCTCGACGGCGGTACGACCTGCCTGCATATCGCCCAGGCACTCTGCGCGCGCTCGCGGCTCACGGTGGTGACCCATTCCATCGAAGTGGCCCGCCTGCTGGCGCCGCGCAACGGCAATCGGGTGTTCATCGCGGGGGGCGAACTGCGCGCCGACGACTCCGCCGCTTTCGGCGACAGCGTGTTGACCTTCCTGCGTCAGTTCCACGTGCGCTACGCGATCGTCTCGGTCACCGCAATCGACATGCAGGGCCGCTTCATGGACGCGCTGCCTGCCGACGTGGCGTTTTCGCTCGCGGCCTTTGCGCAGGCCGAGCGGCGCGTGGTGGCGGCGGATCACGCGAAATTCGGTCATAGCGCGTTGGTGCACGCTTTCGGCCCGGATGCGGCCGATCTGCTGGTCACCGACGAGGCGCCGGCTCCCGCGCTCGCTCAGGTGTTTGCTGCGGCGGGGCTGGAAGTGAGCGTCGGAGCGCCTGCGCAAGGCGGTGCCGCGCCGGATGCGGGAAACGGTGATCATGCCAACCTGCCGACAGGCGCTGCGCCCTGA